The DNA region ataaagttatgatcaattgaaataagactggtagagctgtttctggtggacttttagtgacgaaaaatggacttttagtgacggattgacagaaacttaaggaccaaaaatggtcatttcattcatttcgttttggatttttggagcacggttcttgggagatttttacggaaaaacattggggtaagtgttccttatcctatattgattatatttcatgattccatacttatttacatcatgaatccgtgaatttatggatgaaaaatcaagatttttgcaaaatcttccaaaaatgaaaatttaagatttggaggtcgagttgttatcggattttggtaaattggtatgggtggactcgtaattgaatgggttgtcggattttataagtttcgccggattccgagatgtgggccccacgggcaaattttgagctaatttcgaattttaatgaaaatataatattttcttatgaaattgattactataatttttgttgactgtatcgaattaattatgactagatacgagtcgatcggagtcgaaaaattcgaggaaaaagcataatacttggttaaattggagcaagtcgaggtaagtgacttgtctaaccttgtgtgggggaaaattcccctaggattggtattgatgtgattattgaaatgtgttgaaaatcgtgtgcacgaggtgacgagtgtgtacacggactaaattgtgaaagattatatttttaaattgtgtagatcactgttgcgcatttattaaattattttatcttgttatattcttcatcattgatctgagatatatacttcaaatttgtttgatcttttcttactaattattttacctgtttagttgaaacttggtttcttttattctgtgcattatttgaaggttgattttttttaaattaaatattattaatatgaagtatttgacatttttaaacttgatattgaagcaacgtagtaaagattttgaaatattatttttctaaattatttactcctgaatatttttatactcattgtgagggagccgtgagctctttattgtggaaaaatattattgttgaattattttgacatgagccgtgagctctttattatggaaaactattattgatgaattattttgacatgagccgtgagctctttattgtggaaacctattattgatgatttattgtgtgtacacggactaaattgtgaaagattatatttttaaattgtgtagatcactgttgcgcatttattaaattattttatcttgttatattcttcatcattgatctgagatatatacttcaaatttgtttgatcttttcttactaattattttacctgtttagttgaaacttggtttcttttattctgtgcattatttgaaggttgatttttttaaattaaatattattaatatgaagtatttgacatttttaaacttgatattgaagcaacgtagtaaagattttgaaatattatttttttaaattatttactcctgaatatttttatactcattgtgagggagccgtgagctctttattgtggaaaaatattattgttgaattattttgacatgagccgtgagctctttattatggaaaactattattgatgaattattttgacatgagccgtgagctctttattgtggaaaactattattgatgatttattttggcatgagccgtgagctctttattgtgaaaaaatatagttgttgaattattttggcaagttaaattatttgagcacttgaggtgcaaattgtgatatattgtgatattgatacgcatgcggtggtataaggtctgggtgttgaaacgcatgcggtgagataagggtggtttgatacgcgtggctagtaggggtgactactagaagtcatgcggtgtgataagggtggctaaaacgcgggatgctatttcgaaaaaaatattttctttaaataaattgtgaaggctcccgcggtgatataaggaaatgagatattgtgaatttatttatgatttgggactacgaggcggtacctcgggagtgcccttgttgatattgatttatggccatagttgcttttgattaattgttgtgattttcataaagttgaaggaaattctgttttgattccacgagatattatttgtaattatttgatgtcattagatgtgacatactatttgattcatttccaatgtcattttattttactagattgataaacattttaccatgccattattatattccagtagggcctcacctgacctcgtcactactctaccgaggttaggcttggcacttactgggtaccgctgtggtgtactcatactacgcttctgcacatctttttgtgtagatccaggtacgttttaccagcctagacgtcagtgagttacttgcgcacggagacttcgaggtatatctgccagcgtccgcagactccggagtccccttctatcattttatgttgcttccttatattttatttagaccttgacatatagagacattgagaataaattcttagaagcttgtgacttatttctaccgggttttgggagttgaaattatttgaattgtagtttatttatttcagatatttattattattccgcattgataggcttacctagtcttagagactaggtgccatcacgacatcctacggagggaatttggggtcgtgacagatatgcatgcgatggtataaggtctgggtgttgaaacgcatgcggtgagataagggtggcttgatacgtgtgcatgttcctgaaatgattcttggcccggtcgctcaagaattctcgaaggtgcccattgttgaatagtcgggctacttcttctcttaaTTGTCGACAATCTTTCGTTCTATGACCGTGAGtcccatgatatttgcacatatggttaggatccctttgagCTGGATCGGATTGTAGAGATCGAGGCCTTTAGGTATCCTTGATGCACCCGATAGCTGATACGATGGCGGCAGCATCGACACTAAAGTTGTATTTTGATAGCCTCGGTGCTTTTTTAGGCCCGATGGACCCGTCGAAGCTATTTTTGGTCATGAGCCCCCGGTTGCTTCGACCGTGGTCATTTCTCCGTTCGTTTCTTATGGGTTTCCGCCCAGACCCATTGCTCATTCGATCTCCATTATATGGCAGATATTGATCcctgtttgatcttggttcatgATTGATATCTCTCTTTACTTTGTCGAGGGTTCTGACGGTATAAACAGACTCTGAAGGGCCCCCGAGTTGGTCATCTTtgactctgatttttgattgataccggttatgtaCGTCGGCCCAGGTAACGGCAAGGTATTCTATCATATTCTACTTCAGTTGTTGTGATGCCGCTGAGCTTCGAATAATGAAACCCCttagtgaaagcttgaacagcccaatcatcagcgactggCAGCAGATCctttcgttccatttgaaaacgggacacgaattccctgagcatctcattatccttctgcttgactttgaaaaagtttgatttcctggtttcgaccttgatggcaccaacatgtgcttttacgaaagagtctgcaagcatagcaaatgagtcaatggaattaggaggtaagttgtgataccatatcatagctccctttgacagggtctcccCAAATATTTTAGTAGAACAGACTCGATCTCCtcgtcttccaagtcgttccctttaatggcacatgtgtaagaggttacatgctcatttggattgGTCGTTCTGTTATACTtaggtatttcgggcatacgaaatttcttggggatcggcttcggagccgcgctcggaggaaaagatttttgcaCGAATTTCCTGGAATCCAATCCTTTCAATATGGGAGGTGTTCGTGGGATTTGATCTACTctagaattgtaggtttccatTTTTTTGTCGTTCGCTTCGATTTTTTTTTCCCTGATTCTATTCgctttgtcagctcctcgagcatctttataatctAAGGGTTAGTACCCGATTCatgttcatttgaccttactacgaCCGATTCAGTTCTGCGAGTGACTTCACGGGGCGGATCGGGTTCAACCCTGCCCGGCGTCTGGCTTTGGCtatgcaactgagctatcgccaccTGTTGAGTTTGCAGCATTTTGAAGAACATTCGTAGATTGATCCCATCTTCTTCATCGTTTTGTGTGTTTAGATTTGCCGATCGGGCCCCACCACgaatgctattttcggggtcggTAAGCAAGTTCGCGTCGATGGCTACATGTGAATTAACATCAATCGAATCTGCGATCGAAATCCCAAGGGGACCAGCGGGTGGCCCTACGTTACCGGGCGCCATGTTGTTATTCCCACCCTGATGACCGGACTCGTTATCGATATGTTGGAgtgctgattgagagtttgacatttttagcctgaaatcaaagacacttcaaagagcaagtgtaaaagtagtgtgtgttatggagatttgtatcaaataaccactattatccttagccccacggtggacgccaaactgtttaccctcaaaatcggataacaatcgAATTTGTTAGTAGTTTATATgtggattaacttgatacaaagtgATAAATTAGATTGAAATTGAAATAAATGACGATAATTTAACTACAAACAACGTGAGTTTGATGATTTCAATGTAAGGAAGCAAGCCACCCTTGAGTTGAATACACTTTTATTGACACAAAAATATCAAAGAGCAAGAACTTAGAGGATGTATTTCTTATCAGTATATGTTACCATCCTCCTAATGAATTGtcaagtcccctttatatattaggggagatctaccttttaaggtattattttattattttataaaaggCAAAAGTCCTTGATTTGTTGACCGTTGGTTCCCTTTTTGAGTTGTTCCGTAATTTCTGCCATAATGACTGGTTAATTGCGAGAATTACATGCCCCTATCGGATGAGTTGGCAAAGCTTTCTTCGAGGCCGTTGGAAACAGGACCGGTTACGCCTTCGGTAAACGCAAATCTGATGGTTTCGATGGCTAAATTTGACAATGCTTTGGGTTCGATCATAATCACCATGTGCCGATCTTGGCCGATGGTGTTAGACGTCAGATCGATCTTCGAGCTCGACTTCACCCGATCACAGATATTTCGACCCTGGCCTAATCAGGGAGTTCGGAAGCTCGATCGAATATCGAGCTCGGTTTTACCCGCGTACAACATCCTTTGACATAATGAAGAGCAGCTTGTGTTTGCGCTGTGCTTTTGCTTTAACTAAGTGGCTGTTTTTGTAATGTCATACTGTTTTTGCTATATATTCATGTGAAAAATTGGTGAGATGCAATCTTAACTCGTTTAATGCTGTTGAATTTCAGGAAGTGGAAGCTAATATTCAACACTTACCCGTACTTGCTGACTGCACGGACTGAAAAAATGAAGGCTTGACATTTCTGTTTTTGATATTTATTGTGATACATTAATGATCTTTTGTTGTATACTGAAGTTAAACAATTCTGTTTCGTTTTCTCAATCATATCCGTTATATTTAGTATCAGACTGATATTCCTTTCTAATTATCAACATTTGAAACTTTAACGAGTATGTTTGTATACTTACGTTAGATCCAGTGTTTTATACTAGGGTTTTTCGTTTAATTTTAGATTTGAATGTTTCTAGCTTGTGCAGGCAGCTGTGATAACTAATCCAGGGCCTTTGGTAGATTCTTGGAAGGATCCAAAGTTGGAAAAAGCCAAAAATATCTGATGTTGAATTAGCCAAAAAAATTAAAGCTACTTATGTTGCAGGCGTTGGAGAGTGTGTATAATATTGCAATAGATATTgttagaatttagaaatttgttGAAACTTTGAAAATATCGACCTCTTCGCCACTTTGCTTGGGGATCTCTACCATGGCTATATGATATCACAAAGAGAGAATCCATCAGCCGTTTCCCTTTCTCTATAagtttctatttttgtttcttcCCTTTTTCTATTACTTCACTCTTTGATATCACAAGAAACCCTTTCCCCTtctacttcatatatactttctTCACTTTCTCTGTAAgtttctattttctgttatttatttttttccaatttctttGTGTTGATTGACAATTTTTGAGGTTTGTATTTTGGTAATACTGGTCTTGGTTTTCTGAAGCTCAGAATTTTTCGGCGTTTCCTTACATGCAAATGGAGTTTTAATGAGATTTTACTATTTTTAGTATCATAGTTCAACTAGAATTAACTATTGTGTTTATAGATTAATTAATACAATTTTTATTAGTCTCCCTGCACCCCCGCCGCGCGTTCTCTATTCACTATATGAGTGTTCAAATTCCTAAAATTGTGTCATTTAAATTGGTATTTTAAACATGTGTTTCAACCGGCAATGGTAAAATAGTCAAAAGAAAACAGTTatcacccatattatccattaaaaatttggttggataatgaactttttaaaaatgggtcaaatatggataagagtCATATTAtacatttagaaaatggataaccaatggataattaatgggtttaacttttacatttgtaaagtctCAAATTGGGGGTTACTCAAGTTTAGGAAACTAGTAATtctccaaaagtgatcatatttacGAAGTTATTGATAATATAGATATACATATTATCCGttggttaacccgttttttatccgtattaaatatggatcggattggataatttatccgtttttgcattatccaaccTAACCCGCTCGTATCCGACCTGACCCGCCCATTTGACGCCCCTAGTTTTAACTATTGTTTGTGATGTTtgagtatttcttctctttgatttCTTTTTTGGTGGTTGTTAAGTGTAACATTTTTGTTTAAAGCAACACTATTGTGAGATGACATGCATTTTTGTTACGAGCAAGGGTAAAGCAAGTCTTGATTTAAGGATAGTTTACGCGGTTTGATAATGCAGTTTGATAAATAGTGTTACAAATGTCAATCAAAGCCGACTAAAATCGAACTAAGCTACTATTTTGTATATTTAGATGTCTCTGATTCACTAATATGCTCCCAACTACTGTTTAAAGATTAATGTTTTCGTTTCTTATTTCCATTTTCAGTCCAACCTCCTTTGTTGCCACTACAATGAGTGATTTCATAATCCCTGTTCTTCCCCGCGAAATCATCACGGAGATCCTCTTAAAGGTGCCCCCGAAGTTCCTGTTGAAATTCAGGTGCGTTTCAAAATCATGGCTTGAACTAATATCCAGCCCTGAATTTGTAAACACCCATCTGAAATTAACAGCTAATGACAAAGAATGCAGCCACCATAGGATTATATTTCAAGACTCCGAAGGAAATTTCAAGTTACGTTGTCTCCCTTCCTTGTTTTACAAAGAACTAAGCACTGAGATATTAGACATGGATTCTCCCATGGAAAACCCGACTATTTATACTTGGACTGTGGGTTCTGTCAATGGACTGATTTGTCTTTACAGTAAGATAGAGGAGCCACTTTTATGGAACCCCACAATTAGGAAGTCCAAGAAATTACCTACATTTGGAGCTAAATTGAGGAGGGATTGCTCTTACTATTGCAAGTATGGTTTTGGATATGATGAGTCACACGACGATTATAAAATAGTAGTTATTCAGTGTATTTCTGATGACGGTGGTTCATATGATACTGTGGTCAACATTTACAGTTTGAGGACTGATTCTTGGAGAACAGTCAATAAGTTTCAGGGAAACTTTTTGGTAAATTCTTCAGGTAAATTTGCCAATGGGAAGCTTTATTGGGCTTTATCTGCTAATGTTGATACGTTCAATATGTGCAACATTATTTCTCTTGATTTAGCAGACGAGACATGGAGAAGGTTGGAGCTTCCCAATTACGGAGAAAGCAGTTATCCTTTGACGCTGGGAGTGGTGGGAAGTGATCTTTCTGTGCTTTGTCCTTGTCGTCAAGTAACTAATTCTGATGTGTGGATTCTCAAGGATTGTGGAGTTAAAGTATCTTGGACAAAGATTTTCACTATCGAACATCATCGAGATCTTGGGGAGTTTATATtcttttcatccattttttctatACCTTTTTGCCAGTCAAATAAGGGTGAAAGTTTACTTTTGCTTCCCCCAGTTATCATGATATATGATGGTTCAACTAGACAATTAGAAGCCATTGAAAATGAGGAATACTTTGCTGCAGAAATCTGTGTTGAAAGCCTTGTTGATCCCTTATTCATAGCTGATTGAGGACGTCGTAACACTGAAATCTCACGATCGTATAGCTGATAACTTGTAAGAGTTCTGCTTTATTTTTAACTGCTATGCTCTTTTTGCACTTCTATTTTGTCAAATATAGGACAAGACGTTGAATATTTATGAATTCATGCATCATacgggtattatcacttttagccatacaaattttatatactttttcgactattattttgatAGCGGTTATACAGTGTCATTCTTATTACATCCATCATATTTGCTTGTATATCTTGGAGTTCTTGTAAGCATTTCGCCTTTTTATTCTCTCACTAATTCATGGGAAAAAAAGTTATTAGTTGGTGGTATATTGTTTTTCAATGTAAACTAGAGGATATAAATAAAATTTGTTGTCTTAAACCATGTTTTACGGAAAGAAAACTGCAATAATCGCGAGAGAGAATTGAAACTACCATATCAGAGGGGAGTCTAGCTAGGAGAGAAGCACATCTCAGTTGGATCCTTGTTTGAAAGGTTTCATCACTATAAATAAGATAAACAATAGTAATAAATTATTATGATAATTTTGAACTAGATGCAAATCTACTTTTCTAGTTATTTTAAGTAAAAAGGTCAAATTTGTCTCTAAAGATCAATTTTATTTGCCGTTAAACTTTTTCGTACAAAATACCCCCAGTGTTAGCCAAGTAGCTCAAATATCCCCTCATCATCAACATTTTATTAAGGTGGACACAGCGTGGCATGACATCTACCACTCCAACCCATTTTATCCATGTGATATGATTTAAAATCTATCGGTGAACcatcaattttatattttgcagAACTCATCGACGTTATTTTGACCCCCAATTATCACTTTAAGCGACAAATAAATCGAAACGGTAAAAATCTGTGGGATGCAATCTTAACTAGTTCTGTACTGTTGAATTTCAGGAAGTGAAAGCCTATGTCAAACATTAATCCGCATTTGCTGACTGCATGGATCGAAACAATGAAGCCGAgacattttttgttttgtttatttatgATACAATAATGATCCTTTTTTGTATGCTGAAGTTGAACAATGTTTTGTTTTGCATTCGCCACCGTATCTTTTTTTGGTTTCTCACCCGGTCTCCGATACTTGTATTGGAACCCGACAATATTCGGATTCGCGTCGCGTAGGATTCTCACCCGGTGTCCGGTACTTGCATTGGACCCCGACTATATTCGAATTCGCGTCGCGTATGACCCCATTAGGAGGGAAGCGCTCCCTGCTCGAACCCGAAACCTCTGGTTAAGGGAGAGCAGCCTCATCCGCTGCACCACATTCTTTAGTGTTATTCGCCACCGTATCTGTTATACTTTATATCCAGATTGATATTTCTTATTTCCTTTTGCTTGCTAAATTTACTATCATCTGCAAAAAACTGAACCTTTTCTAGCATGTTTGCAAAGTTTTAACAAGccaaaaaataaatcaaatatcAACTGTTTGGTCATAAATAATATTTCAGTATTTGCAAATAATCGcattatttgcaaatattgaactTACAATCTGTAAATACTGGTGAGATATTCATATTTGTGCCAACAAGGCATTGACGAGCTGCAAAATATGTCAAATTATTTTGATACTTTGATTATTTACCTGGAATTGAAACATACATTAGGTCCAGGGTTTGGTATGAGCCTTTTTGATCCAATTAAAGATTTGAACATCCCCAGAATGAGAAAAGTACCCCATTAAATATTTTTCCCAAGAGAACCACATATCATAATCCTTTTTGAGTCTAATTAGATATTTGAATCTCTAGAATGTGAAGAGTTTCCTATATAATTGAGTAGAAGCAAAATGGATATCGAATATTCATTCATATAACTGATCTCGACTAACTTGTACACAAGGATACATTAAAGAAA from Nicotiana tabacum cultivar K326 chromosome 24, ASM71507v2, whole genome shotgun sequence includes:
- the LOC107823511 gene encoding F-box/kelch-repeat protein At3g23880-like, giving the protein MSDFIIPVLPREIITEILLKVPPKFLLKFRCVSKSWLELISSPEFVNTHLKLTANDKECSHHRIIFQDSEGNFKLRCLPSLFYKELSTEILDMDSPMENPTIYTWTVGSVNGLICLYSKIEEPLLWNPTIRKSKKLPTFGAKLRRDCSYYCKYGFGYDESHDDYKIVVIQCISDDGGSYDTVVNIYSLRTDSWRTVNKFQGNFLVNSSGKFANGKLYWALSANVDTFNMCNIISLDLADETWRRLELPNYGESSYPLTLGVVGSDLSVLCPCRQVTNSDVWILKDCGVKVSWTKIFTIEHHRDLGEFIFFSSIFSIPFCQSNKGESLLLLPPVIMIYDGSTRQLEAIENEEYFAAEICVESLVDPLFIAD